A region from the Pectinophora gossypiella chromosome 29, ilPecGoss1.1, whole genome shotgun sequence genome encodes:
- the LOC126379343 gene encoding putative uncharacterized protein DDB_G0282133 isoform X1, translated as MKNIVGLLVLLAFVAVQGLPNPGRRYDDSDYSVYSEQELSHEENSEQSQEESSDEYESVQSYGGRTRSVKESNTSSKHSESESSNTSQSNKLIISKGDGNVQTTTSSSKSSKTSSSKSEKHSSSRRVIESGYSDDDDYYTKSGRWGSTDDSYYQSDSDERSTIDESEERYRSDKIRQDNDSEQNADGDNNSDIDQDNRNNQNAVAGKGSTITQNNINNQNAVAGKGSTITQNNKNNQNAKAETGSTIIQNHVNNQNARAEEGSTITQNNINDQNAKAGKGSTIYQTYENNQNAKADKGSTITQNSENNQNAKAEKGSSINQSNENNQNARGEKGSTIKQDNESNQNAKGEKGSSIKQTNKNNQNAKAGKGATIRQDNESNQNAKAEKGATIRQDNESNQNAKAERGANIRQDNESNQNAKAEKGATIRQDNESNQNARGEKGSTIKQTNENNQNAKADRGSTIRQDNESNQNAKAGKGATIRQDNESNQNAHGGKGSTIKQTNENNQNAKADRGSTIRQDNESNQNAKAGKGANIRQDNESNQNARGERGSTIKQTNENNQNAKADSGSTIRQDNESNQNAKAGKGATIRQDNESNQNAHGGKGSTIKQTNENNQNAKADSGSTIRQDNESNQNAKAGKGATIRQDNESNQNAKAGKGATIKQDNESNQNARGERGSTIKQTNENNQNAKADSGSTIRQDNESNQNAKAGKGATIRQDNESNQNAHGGKGSTIKQDNKNNQNAKADRGSTIRQDNESNQNAKAGKGATIRQDNENNQNAHGGKGSIIKQTNENNQNAKADRGSTIRQDNESNQNAKAGKGATIRQDNESNQNAHGERGSTIKQTNENNQNAKADRGSTIRQDNESNQNAKAGKGATIKQDNESNQNARGERGSTIKQTNENNQNAKADKSSTIRQDNESNQNAKAGKGATVRQDNESNQNARGERGSTIKQTNENNQNAKADRGSTIRQDNESNQNAKAGKGATIRQDNESNQNAKAGKGATIKQDNESNQNARGERGSTIKQTNENNQNAKADRGSTIRQDNESNQNAKAGKKATVRQDNESNQNARGERGSTIKQTNENNQNAKADRGSTIRQDNESNQNAKAGKGATIRQDNESNQNAHGGKGSTIKQDNKNNQNAKADRGSTIRQDNENNQNAKADRGSTIRQDNESNQNAKAGKGATIKQDNESNQNARGERGSTIKQTNENNQNAKADSGSTIRQDNESNQNAKAGKGATIRQDNESNQNAHGGKGSNIKQDNKNNQNAKADRGSTIRQDNENNQNAKADRGSTIRQDNESNQNAKAGKGATIKQDNESNQNARGERGSTIKQTNENNQNAKADSGSTIRQDNESNQNAKAGKGATIRQDNESNQNAKAGKGATIKQDNESNQNARGERGSTIKQTNENNQNAKADRGSTIRQDNESNQNAKAGKGATIRQDNESNQNAKAGKGATIKQDNESNQNARGERGSTIKQTNENNQNAKADSGSTIRQDNESNQNAKAGKGATIRQDNESNQNAHGGKGSTIKQDNKNNQKAKADRGSTIRQDNENNQNAKADRGSTIRQDNESNQNAKAGKGATIKQDNESNQNARGERGSTIKQTNENNQNAKADSGSTIRQDNESNQNAKAGKGATIRQDNESNQNAHGGKGSTIKQDNKNNQKAKADRGSTIRQDNENNQNAKADRGSTIRQDNESNQNAKAGKGATIRQDNESNQNAHGGKGSTIKQDNKNNQNAKADRGSTIRQDNESNQNAKAGKGATIRQDNENNQNAHGGMGSTIKQTNENNQNAKADRGSTIRQDNESNQNAKAGKGATIRQDNESNQNARGERGSTIKQTNENNQNAKADRGSTIRQDNESNQNAKAGKGATIRQDNESNQNARGEIGSTIKQANENNQNAKADRGSTIRQDNESNQNAKAGKGATIRQDNENNQNAHGGKGSTIKQTNENNQNAKADRGSTIRQDNESNQNAKAGKGATIRQDNENKQNAHGGKGSTIKQTNENNQNAKADRGSTIRQDNESNQNAKAGKGATIRQDNESNQNAKAGKGATIKQDNESNQNARGERGSTIKQTNENNQNAKADSGSTIRQDNESNQNAKAGKGATIKQDNESNQNARGERGSTIKQTNENNQNAKAGKGATIRQDNESNQNAHGGKGSTIKQDNKNNQNAKADRGSTIRQDNENNQNAKADRGSTIRQDNESNQNAKAGKGATIRQDNESNQNAHGGKGSTIKQDNKNNQNAKADRGSTIRQYNESNQNAKAGKGATIRQDNESNQNARGEIGSTIKQANENNQNAKADRGSTIRQDNESNQNAKAGKGATIRQDNENKQNAHGGKGSTIKQDNKNNQNAKADRGSTIRQDNESNQNAKAGKGATIRQDNENNQNAKADRGSTIRQDNESNQNAKAGKGATIRQDNENKQNAHGGKGSTIKQDNKNNQNAKADRGSTIRQDNESNQNAKAGKGATIKQDNESNQNARGERGSTIKQTNENNQNAKADSGSTIRQDNESNQNAKAGKGATIRQDNESNQNAHGGKGSTIQQDNKNNQNAKADRGSTIRQDNESNQNAKAGRGATIRQDNENNQNAHGGKGSTIKQDNKNNQNARGGDRSSISQDNENRQIAKAKVCSKVRHTNKNKQNAKGERGTNIGQNNDNNQNAHGGKGSHIKQTNENNQNAKGGKGSTIRQDNENNQNARGGKGSTIRQDNENNQNARGGKGSTIRQDNESNQHAHGGKGSTIRQDNENNQNAHGGKGSHIKQTNENNQNAKGGKGSTIRQDNENNQNARGGKGSTIRQDNESNQNARGGKGSTIRQDNENNQNAKGGKGSTIKQDNRNNQNAAGGNDSVIRQDNKNHQNAETGERSKIKHDKNDHVKDCSKEELNKRKNSTTVKKVTKEVVLKKDKRSEVNESESSKTKEKSKSKVKTVVKTKTVEKTKEQNSKGEKHHCGN; from the exons ATGAAGAATATAGTCGGACTTCTGGTGTTATTG gCTTTTGTCGCTGTCCAGGGTTTACCTA atCCTGGCAGACGTTATGatgattcagattattcagTTTATTCCGAacaag AATTGTCACACGAAGAAAACAGTGAACAGTCTCAGGAGGAGTCTAGCGACGAATATGAATCTGTCCAATCATACGGCGGCAGAACGAGATCAGTTAAAGAAAGCAACACATCTTCAAAACACAGCGAATCCGAATCTAGCAACACCTCACAATCTAACAAACTGATAATATCCAAGGGTGACGGAAACGTACAGACGACAACATCGTCATCAAAATCATCTAAAACTTCTAGCAGCAAATCTGAAAAGCACTCCAGTTCCAGACGTGTAATTGAAAGTGGTTATTCTGATGATGACGATTATTACACGAAATCGGGACGATGGGGATCAACTGACGACTCATATTACCAATCTGACTCTGATGAAAGATCAACTATTGATGAAAGTGAAGAGAGATATCGAAGCGATAAAATACGACAAGACAACGATAGCGAGCAAAATGCTGACGGCGACAACAACTCAGACATAGATCAAGATAACAGGAATAATCAAAATGCTGTTGCTGGAAAAGGGTCGacaataacacaaaataacataaataatcaaAATGCTGTTGCTGGAAAAGGATCGACAATtacacaaaataacaaaaataaccaAAATGCTAAGGCTGAAACAGGATCAACAATAATACAAAACCACGTAAATAACCAGAACGCCAGAGCTGAAGAAGGTTCGACTATTACACAAAACAACATTAATGACCAAAATGCAAAAGCTGGAAAAGGCTCAACAATATACCAGACCTACGAAAATAACCAAAATGCAAAAGCTGATAAAGGATCCACAATAACACAAAATAGCGAAAATAATCAAAACGCGAAAGCAGAAAAAGGCTCTAGTATAAATCAATCTAATGAGAATAACCAGAACGCCAGAGGAGAAAAAGGTTCAACTATAAAACAGgacaacgaaagcaaccagaatgcaAAAGGTGAAAAAGGTTCTAGTATAAAACAGACCAATAAAAACAATCAGAACGCCAAAGCCGGCAAAGGTgcgactatcagacaagataacgaaagcaaccaaaATGCCAAGGCCGAAAAAGGAGCCACTAtaagacaagataacgaaagcaaccagaacgcCAAGGCCGAAAGAGGTGCCaatatcagacaagataacgaaagcaaccagaacgcCAAGGCCGAAAAAG GTGccactatcagacaagataacgaaagcaaccagaacgcCAGAGGTGAAAAAGGTTCGACGATAAAACAGACAAACGAAAACAATCAGAACGCCAAGGCCGACAGAGGTTCGACTATCAGACAGgacaacgaaagcaaccagaacgcCAAGGCCGGAAAAGGGGccactatcagacaagataacgaaagcaaccaaaatgctcatggcggaaagggCTCGACTATCAAACAGacaaacgaaaacaaccagaacGCCAAGGCCGACAGAGGTTCAACTATCAGACAGgacaacgaaagcaaccagaacgcCAAGGCCGGAAAAGGAGCCAATATCAGACAAGATAatgaaagcaaccagaatgccagAGGTGAAAGAGGTTCGACGATAAAACAGacaaacgaaaacaaccagaatgccaaAGCTGACAGTGGTTCGACTATCAGACAGgacaacgaaagcaaccagaacgcCAAGGCCGGAAAAGGGGccactatcagacaagataacgaaagcaaccagaatgctcatggcggaaaggggtcgacgATAAAACAGacaaacgaaaacaaccagaatgccaaAGCCGACAGTGGTTCGACTATCAGACAGgacaacgaaagcaaccagaacgcCAAGGCCGGAAAAGGGGccactatcagacaagataacgaaagcaaccagaacgcCAAGGCTGGAAAAGGAGCGACTATCaaacaagataacgaaagcaaccagaatgcgAGAGGTGAAAGAGGTTCGACGATAAAACAGacaaacgaaaacaaccagaatgccaaAGCCGACAGTGGTTCGACTATCAGACAGGACAATGAAAGCAACCAGAACGCCAAGGCCGGAAAAGGGGccactatcagacaagataacgaaagcaaccagaatgctcatggcggaaaggggtcgactatcaaACAAGACAACaaaaacaaccagaatgccaaGGCCGACAGAGGTTCGACTATCAGACAGgacaacgaaagcaaccagaatgccaaGGCCGGTAAAGGAGccactatcagacaagataacgaaaacaaccagaatgctcatggcggaaaggggtcgatTATCAAACAGacaaacgaaaacaaccagaacGCCAAGGCCGACAGAGGTTCAACTATCAGACAGgacaacgaaagcaaccagaatgccaaGGCCGGTAAAGGAGccactatcagacaagataacgaaagcaaccagaatgctcatggcgAAAGGGGGTCGACTATCAAACAGacaaacgaaaacaaccagaacGCCAAGGCCGACAGAGGTTCAACTATCAGACAAgacaacgaaagcaaccagaatgccaaAGCCGGTAAAGGAGCCACTATCAAACAAGATAACGAAAGTAACCAAAATGCCAGAGGTGAAAGAGGTTCGACGATAAAACAGACgaacgaaaacaaccagaatgccaaGGCCGACAAAAGCTCAACTATCAGACAGgacaacgaaagcaaccagaacgcCAAGGCCGGAAAAGGAGCCACtgtcagacaagataacgaaagcaaccagaatgccagAGGTGAAAGAGGTTCGACGATAAAACAGACgaacgaaaacaaccagaatgccaaGGCCGACAGAGGCTCAACTATCAGACAGgacaacgaaagcaaccagaacgcCAAGGCTGGAAAAGGAGccactatcagacaagataacgaaagtaACCAGAACGCCAAAGCTGGAAAAGGGGCCACTATCAAACAAGATAACGAAAGTAACCAAAATGCCAGAGGTGAAAGAGGTTCGACGATAAAACAGACgaacgaaaacaaccagaatgctAAGGCCGACAGAGGCTCAACTATCAGACAGgacaacgaaagcaaccagaacgcCAAGGCCGGAAAAAAAGCCACtgtcagacaagataacgaaagcaaccagaatgccagAGGTGAAAGAGGTTCGACGATAAAACAGacaaacgaaaacaaccagaacGCCAAGGCCGACAGAGGTTCAACTATCAGACAGgacaacgaaagcaaccagaacgcCAAAGCCGGAAAAGGAGccactatcagacaagataacgaaagcaaccagaatgctcatggcggaaaggggtcgactatcaaACAAGACAACaaaaacaaccagaatgccaaGGCCGACAGAGGTTCGACTATCAGACAGgacaacgaaaacaaccagaatgccaaGGCCGACAGAGGTTCGACTATCAGACAGgacaacgaaagcaaccagaacgcCAAGGCCGGAAAAGGAGCGACTATAaaacaagataacgaaagcaaccagaatgcgAGAGGTGAAAGAGGTTCGACGATTAAACAGacaaacgaaaacaaccagaatgccaaAGCCGACAGTGGTTCGACTATCAGACAGgacaacgaaagcaaccagaacgcCAAAGCCGGAAAAGGAgcgactatcagacaagataacgaaagcaaccagaatgctcatggcggaaaggggtcgaaTATCAAACAAGACAACaaaaacaaccagaatgccaaGGCCGACAGAGGTTCGACTATCAGACAGgacaacgaaaacaaccagaatgccaaGGCCGACAGAGGTTCGACTATCAGACAGgacaacgaaagcaaccagaacgcCAAGGCCGGAAAAGGAGCGACTATCaaacaagataacgaaagcaaccagaatgcgAGAGGTGAAAGAGGTTCGACGATAAAACAGacaaacgaaaacaaccagaatgccaaAGCCGACAGTGGTTCGACTATCAGACAGgacaacgaaagcaaccagaacgcCAAGGCTGGAAAAGGAGccactatcagacaagataacgaaagtaACCAGAACGCCAAAGCTGGAAAAGGGGCCACTATCAAACAAGATAACGAAAGTAACCAAAATGCCAGAGGTGAAAGAGGTTCGACGATAAAACAGACgaacgaaaacaaccagaacGCCAAGGCCGACAGAGGCTCAACTATCAGACAGgacaacgaaagcaaccagaacgcCAAGGCCGGAAAAGGAGctactatcagacaagataacgaaagcaaccagaacgcCAAGGCTGGAAAAGGAGCGACTATCaaacaagataacgaaagcaaccagaatgcgAGAGGCGAAAGAGGTTCGACGATAAAACAGacaaacgaaaacaaccagaatgccaaAGCCGACAGTGGTTCGACTATCAGACAGgacaacgaaagcaaccagaacgcCAAAGCCGGAAAAGGAGccactatcagacaagataacgaaagcaaccagaatgctcatggcggaaaggggtcgactatcaaACAAGACAACAAAAACAACCAGAAAGCCAAGGCCGACAGAGGTTCGACTATCAGACAGgacaacgaaaacaaccagaatgccaaGGCCGACAGAGGTTCGACTATCAGACAGgacaacgaaagcaaccagaacgcCAAGGCCGGAAAAGGAGCGACTATCaaacaagataacgaaagcaaccagaatgcgAGAGGTGAAAGAGGTTCGACGATAAAACAGacaaacgaaaacaaccagaatgccaaAGCCGACAGTGGTTCGACTATCAGACAGgacaacgaaagcaaccagaacgcCAAAGCCGGAAAAGGAGccactatcagacaagataacgaaagcaaccagaatgctcatggcggaaaggggtcgactatcaaACAAGACAACAAAAACAACCAGAAAGCCAAGGCCGACAGAGGTTCGACTATCAGACAGgacaacgaaaacaaccagaatgccaaGGCCGACAGAGGTTCGACTATCAGACAGgacaacgaaagcaaccagaacgcCAAGGCCGGAAAAGGAGccactatcagacaagataacgaaagcaaccagaatgctcatggcggaaaggggtcgactatcaaACAAGACAACaaaaacaaccagaatgccaaGGCCGACAGAGGTTCGACTATCAGACAGgacaacgaaagcaaccagaatgccaaGGCCGGTAAAGGAGccactatcagacaagataacgaaaacaaccagaatgctcatggcggaaTGGGGTCGACTATCAAACAGacaaacgaaaacaaccagaatgccaaGGCCGACAGAGGTTCAACTATCAGACAGgacaacgaaagcaaccagaatgccaaAGCCGGTAAAGGAGccactatcagacaagataacgaaagcaaccagaatgccagAGGTGAAAGAGGTTCGACGATAAAACAGacaaacgaaaacaaccagaatgccaaGGCCGACAGAGGCTCAACTATCAGACAGgacaacgaaagcaaccagaacgcCAAGGCCGGAAAAGGAGccactatcagacaagataacgaaagcaaccaaaATGCCAGAGGTGAAATAGGTTCGACGATAAAACAGGcaaacgaaaacaaccagaatgccaaGGCCGACAGAGGCTCAACTATCAGACAGgacaacgaaagcaaccagaatgccaaGGCCGGTAAAGGAGccactatcagacaagataacgaaaacaaccagaatgctcatggcggaaaggggtcgactatcaaacagacaaacgaaaacaaccagaacGCCAAGGCCGACAGAGGTTCAACTATCAGACAGgacaacgaaagcaaccagaatgccaaGGCCGGAAAAGGAGccactatcagacaagataacgaaaacaagcagaatgctcatggcggaaaggggtcgacgATAAAACAGacaaacgaaaacaaccagaacGCCAAGGCCGACAGAGGTTCAACTATCAGACAGgacaacgaaagcaaccagaacgcCAAGGCCGGAAAAGGAGctactatcagacaagataacgaaagcaaccagaacgcCAAGGCTGGAAAAGGAGCGACTATCaaacaagataacgaaagcaaccagaatgcgAGAGGCGAAAGAGGTTCGACGATAAAACAGacaaacgaaaacaaccagaatgccaaAGCCGACAGTGGTTCGACTATCAGACAGgacaacgaaagcaaccagaacgcCAAGGCCGGAAAAGGAGCGACTATCaaacaagataacgaaagcaaccagaatgcgAGAGGTGAAAGAGGTTCGACGATAAAACAGacaaacgaaaacaaccagaatgccaaAGCCGGAAAAGGAGCCAcaatcagacaagataacgaaagcaaccagaatgctcatggcggaaaAGGGTCGACTATCAAACAAGACAACaaaaacaaccagaatgccaaGGCCGACAGAGGTTCGACTATCAGACAGgacaacgaaaacaaccagaatgccaaGGCCGACAGAGGTTCGACTATCAGACAGgacaacgaaagcaaccagaacgcCAAGGCCGGAAAAGGAGccactatcagacaagataacgaaagcaaccagaatgctcatggcggaaaggggtcgactatcaaACAAGACAACaaaaacaaccagaatgccaaGGCCGACAGAG GCTCAACTATCAGACAGTacaacgaaagcaaccagaacgcCAAGGCCGGAAAAGGAGccactatcagacaagataacgaaagcaaccaaaATGCCAGAGGTGAAATAGGTTCAACGATAAAACAGGcaaacgaaaacaaccagaatgccaaGGCCGACAGAGGCTCAACTATCAGACAGgacaacgaaagcaaccagaatgccaaGGCCGGAAAAGGAGccactatcagacaagataacgaaaacaagcagaatgctcatggcggaaaggggtcgacgATAAAACAAGACAACaaaaacaaccagaatgccaaGGCCGACAGAGGTTCGACTATCAGACAGgacaacgaaagcaaccagaatgccaaGGCCGGTAAAGGAGccactatcagacaagataacgaaaacaaccagaatgcaAAGGCCGACAGGG GTTCAACTATCAGACAGgacaacgaaagcaaccagaatgccaaGGCCGGAAAAGGAGccactatcagacaagataacgaaaacaagcagaatgctcatggcggaaaggggtcgacgATAAAACAAGACAACaaaaacaaccagaatgccaaGGCCGACAGAGGTTCGACTATCAGACAGGACAATGAAAGCAACCAGAACGCCAAGGCCGGAAAAGGAGCTACTATCAAACAAGATAACGAAAGTAACCAGAATGCGAGAGGTGAAAGAGGTTCGACGATAAAACAGacaaacgaaaacaaccagaatgccaaAGCCGACAGTGGTTCGACTATCAGACAGgacaacgaaagcaaccagaacgcCAAGGCCGGAAAAGGGGccactatcagacaagataacgaaagcaaccagaatgctcatggcggaaaggggtcgaccATCCAACAAGACAACaaaaacaaccagaatgccaaGGCCGACAGAGGTTCGACTATCAGACAGgacaacgaaagcaaccagaatgccaaGGCCGGTAGAGGAGccactatcagacaagataacgaaaacaaccagaatgcgcatggcggaaaggggtcgactatcaaACAAGACAACAAAAATAACCAGAATGCCAGAGGTGGAGACCGATCATCTATTAGTCAAGATAACGAAAACCGTCAGATTGCTAAAGCCAAAGTATGCTCTAAAGtacgacatacaaataaaaacaaacaaaacgcgAAAGGTGAAAGAGGAACAAATATAGGACAAAATAACGATAAcaaccagaatgctcatggcggaaaggggtcgcatataaaacaaacaaacgaaaacAACCAAAATGCTAAAGGCGGAAAGGGATCCACAATCAGACAAGACAACGAAAATAACCAGAATGCCAGAG gcggaaaggggtcgactatcagacaagataacgaaaacaaccagaatgccagaggcggaaaagggtcgactatcagacaagataacgaaagcaaccaacatgctcatggcggaaaggggtcgactatcagacaagataacgaaaacaaccagaatgcgCATGGCGGAAAAGGGtcgcatataaaacaaacaaacgaaaacAACCAAAATGCTAAAGGCGGAAAGGGATCCACCATCAGACAAgacaacgaaaacaaccagaatgccagaggcggaaaggggtcgactatcagacaagataacgaaagcaaccagaatgctagaggcggaaaggggtccactatcagacaagataatgaaaacaaccagaatgctaaaggcggaaaggggtcgactatcaaACAAGACAACAGAAACAACCAGAACGCCGCAGGTGGTAATGATTCAGTTATTAGACAAGATAATAAAAACCACCAAAATGCTGAAACCGGAGAACGATCTAAGATAAAACATGATAAGAATGACCATGTCAAAGATTGCTCGAAGGAGGAATTAAATAAGCGTAAGAATTCTACTACAGTTAAGAAGGTTACCAAAGAGGTCGTTCTTAAAAAGGACAAGAGATCCGAAGTCAATGAATCTGAGTCATcgaaaactaaagaaaaaagtaaatctAAAGTTAAAACGGTAGTGAAGACAAAGACAGTTGAAAAAACCAAAGAGCAGAATTCGAAAGGCGAAAAACATCATTGTGGTAACTAA